GTTTTTCACACAGAAAGAGTTGCATGTGTTGCCTCCCGCATCAGCGTTTTTCACCCGCCGCAACAGCGCGGACATCATTCATCAGCTTCGTGACGCCGGACCCGGCCAGACGCTGTGATGATGATGAGCGATAGACAACATAGAGCCTGCTGCCGGACCCGTTTTTCTCGATTTCGATATCCAGGTGATCACGTCCGTTCCAGTCGGAGCCCATTTTGTAGTAGCTGCCCGGCATGGCGTCCCAGACGGGATGCGCATCATCTTCTGCCGCCGCTTTCCAGTCCCCGTCATTTGCGGCCTGCCGCAGTGCCTCAAGCTCCTGTGTGGAGATAAATTTGTAATGGCGCTTCAGGCGGGCCGCCGCGGTATCCACATCGACCGGCACGGAGAACGTTTTATCGACGGACTGCATGGCCTGTTGCCCCGCCGGGCTCATCAGCGGCATCCCGCCACTTTCTCCGCTGTCGTTGCCGCCTAACGTTTTTGTCAGGTTCGCAGCGGTATCGCTGACCTGTTTATTAATCGCAGCCCAGTCCGTTGTTGCGCATCCGCTCAGTAAAAAGAAGGAGGTGAGGAGGAACACAGGGCGAATCATATTATTTCTCCTCCTGAACGGCTTTTCTCAGAGGTGGAGAAAAGGAAGAGCGTTTCTTACCAGTAAGAATGTCAGTATCGGGCATGCCCAGTTTTTCTATTGCCTGTTGTGCTTCTTTAGTCTGGATTGCTATGTCAGCACGGTTAACCTTGACGGTTCGATAAAGGCGTAGCACACCATATACTTTTCTGATTAAGTGAGCGCAATGGCTCAGTAGTTCATCGCGACGGTTGCGGGATATGAGACCGTAATGAGCCGCCTGGAATGCTTTAAGGGCCATCTGGTCATATCCGACGAGTACCCATACACATCTGTAACCCAGCGGAGAACGACTGTATACGCCTATATTAAGTGGAGACGAGGAGGCAATGTCAGAAAATGAAACAGCAGGGGGAACTGATTTCAATATGACCTCAAGTTCTTCTACCCGGCTTTTGATATGTTCTCCAGCTTCATTCAAAAGCGTTTCAACCCTGAACATCGCCTCATCTGCCCATGGGTTATCTGCCAGGGAATCCTGATAAATAATTCCTGAGCGCTTAATAGCCTGGGGCATACTCATGATGGCATGCTTAACTTTCTTTACACCCTCCTTCGCCTGAGCCTGCGGGCGGCCTTCCCAGAGACGGATAGCATAGTTTGAGTGGATCTCGATTTTCAGGGAGGATGTGAGTCCGCCCGGTTTATCGCTTCGCGTTTCATTTTCAGTGGTCATGAAATCATCTCCTGTAAGATCCCGGTCAGGTTCGACCTGAGTCAGTGATACTCTTCAGGCAGGAGCTTGGGGACAACTAGAAACCAGATCCCTAATCTCGGAAATTCACTTATATGGCTTCATAGCGGGCTGGCTCAGGGCGTTGAAGTAGTCAGTTATATAGAATGACACCTCAAACTGCTTAAAAATCAAAAGATAAAATCCTTTCATGTTTTACTCAAACCAGACCCATACAGTGCTGTACATTTTTTATCCGCCGCTGCCACTCGCAGCACTGTTTGCTTTTTAACCACTGCTGCCACTCGCAGCACCGATTACTTTTTAACCACTGCTACCACTCGCAGCACCGATTGCTTTTTAACCACTGCTGCCACTCGCAGCGGTGGTTGTTTTTTAACCTCCGGTTCTAGAAGTAGCTATCTATCGTTTAGCTTTCTACGAATATCTCTAACCAAATTTCGTATGTTCTCTTCCGATACAGGATGGACAGAAGAACGTGGTTCTGGCTTCCACAGCTGTTGTTCAGGACGCTGAGCATTTTTTTGCACGGCACTCTCAGGCGAATCATCAGCCTGACGGGGCGCGTATAACCTGCCCTCACGGGCCTTTTTCATTACGGCCAGCAACCAGCCAACCGGGTTGCTGAGCTGCTGGCGTGCCATCACCTTTTGCAGGCTGAGCAGCACAAGTTGTGCCTGTTCTTCAGGCAGCGCCTGCAGCTGGGCGGTCAGCATGGCAATATCTTCTGCCGGCACAAGTTCATGCAAACTGTCGGGAAGCACAGGTTTACCCGGTACGTACGTATTTTTATTCACACTGTGTGTGATACTACGTACGTAATGGTTCGGTTTCCGAACCCGGTCATAACTGCCTGTTTTTACTGGCAGTACGGATTCCGAACTCAGTGAATTGTTGTATCTTTCTGGGCTGAGTTCGGTATCCGAACCCTGTTTTTTAGCGATGATTCCTGGCCGTTTATGACTGAGTTCGGTTTCCGAACCCGGTGCGGGACGGGGTATTCGGTGATGATGTTTCGCCATCTGGCTGGGCGTCTGTGGGCGGTCCAGACGCGATTCGATCAGCGCAAGATGGCTGCGATAATGGCGCATGGTGGGGTCGTTTTTTATATCGTCGAGCACTTCGCGGGCGGTCTGGCTGATAGTCCGGTTTTTACTCAGGCAGGCATCCGCCACCGTATCAAGGAAGCGGGGGTCGAGCGTTTCCGCATCGCTGAACGTCAGGGGCTCATCGTGCTGAGCATAGATATTCCCCCGCACCCGCCCTTTATCATCCCGCACGCGTTTACAGAGGCTGAGCCAGCCGGTTATTCGTAGCATAAGCAGGACGCGGCTTACCGTTTCCCTTGAGGCTTTCCCCTTTCCGGGTGAGGCAAGCTGCAGTTGCAGTTCGTCATAGCTGGGGAAAACTGCCCCCTCATTATTTTGTGCATACAGCCGGATCATCATCCAGCCCATCTTGTCCAGTGGTGACAACCGCGTGTCGAGCAACAGCCGGCGGGGAATGGAATCATGCACATTTCCGGTAAACAGCAGGCCGTTACGTATCCTGCCATCATCCCGCCGGGGTCTGGCCGCAAGGCGGGCATTCATTTTATCCAGCGTATAAGCAATCAGGCTTTCTGCAGGCAGACTCATTATTTTTCCTTTTCGGCCGCCATCACGGCCGTTCTGAACTGTCAGTATGCTTAGTAATGCACCCGCGTACGGGTGCAGGGTAAACAGGCTGTCATGCTGCTATTTCCGTATGGCGCTGTTATAGCGTTCGTGGCTGAGAAGAAGCCATGTCCGGCCTTCGTTGCGACTCAGCAAACGCCAGAACGGGCCGAGATCGATTTTGTAGTAACCGCAGCCTTTCTCATCGAGCCGGGTGTAATTACGCGCCCCCTGCCGGAAACGGCGAACCTGACGTAACGCCTTCTGACAGCATTGCGGCGGCGTACCATGGGGAGCCCGCAGGCCCGGCGCAACCATCCTGTATTTCATGCCGTCTTCCTTACCGGCGTTCGTGCCGGAGAAGGCTGCCGGGTTTTGTGCCAGCCGCGGACGGCATGCCAGACGGACGTCAGCGAGACGTTCATCTGTTCTGCAGCCAGCATCATTACGTCCAGCCCGTCAGCACTTTCCGCATCTTCAACGCCGGACTTTTGCCACTGACGCCACAGGGCGGCGTTTTCCTCATCACCCAGTGCGTTACCGCGCCCCGGCCGGACATCGATACCGGCAATACGACGGCGGGCCGCCACGTCCGTACTGGAGAGCCCGAAGTAATTGGCCATCAGTTCAATGGAGCCGCCCAGCGCCAGCGCCCGATCGATACGCTGGAGTCGTTTCTGTTCCGTCCGGGCCTGCTGCAGCATGCGCACCAGATTGCCGTGATTGATGCCCACACTGATGATCGACACCTCACTGCCGGAAAGGTAGTGAAGCTCTTCGAGCGAGAGCCCCTGCAGCATCTGCATTTCCTCGCGGTTCAGTCCCAGCGATTCGCAGCGGCGCAGATAGCCACTTCTGAGATCCATAACCAGCTGCATCAGCAATCCGTTGGCAGCCTGAGATAAACTGTTCATCATTCCCCCTTAATCCTGACGGTAACCAATGGCTGCCGGACCCCGGCCGCTGACACCATGATGAATACGGGCATTTTGTCCGGCTTCATACCCCTGATAACGTGCTGTATCCGCCCCGCGGCAGGCTTTCAGTTCACGGGTTGTGACTGTTTTCATACTGCGGCTTTCCAGCCAGTGGCTCATCACCTGCTCCTCCTCGCTGCTGATGTCAGTTGCCGATATCACCTCACGCACCCCACA
This DNA window, taken from Mixta gaviniae, encodes the following:
- a CDS encoding PFL_4669 family integrating conjugative element protein, yielding MTTENETRSDKPGGLTSSLKIEIHSNYAIRLWEGRPQAQAKEGVKKVKHAIMSMPQAIKRSGIIYQDSLADNPWADEAMFRVETLLNEAGEHIKSRVEELEVILKSVPPAVSFSDIASSSPLNIGVYSRSPLGYRCVWVLVGYDQMALKAFQAAHYGLISRNRRDELLSHCAHLIRKVYGVLRLYRTVKVNRADIAIQTKEAQQAIEKLGMPDTDILTGKKRSSFSPPLRKAVQEEK
- a CDS encoding STY4528 family pathogenicity island replication protein; this encodes MSLPAESLIAYTLDKMNARLAARPRRDDGRIRNGLLFTGNVHDSIPRRLLLDTRLSPLDKMGWMMIRLYAQNNEGAVFPSYDELQLQLASPGKGKASRETVSRVLLMLRITGWLSLCKRVRDDKGRVRGNIYAQHDEPLTFSDAETLDPRFLDTVADACLSKNRTISQTAREVLDDIKNDPTMRHYRSHLALIESRLDRPQTPSQMAKHHHRIPRPAPGSETELSHKRPGIIAKKQGSDTELSPERYNNSLSSESVLPVKTGSYDRVRKPNHYVRSITHSVNKNTYVPGKPVLPDSLHELVPAEDIAMLTAQLQALPEEQAQLVLLSLQKVMARQQLSNPVGWLLAVMKKAREGRLYAPRQADDSPESAVQKNAQRPEQQLWKPEPRSSVHPVSEENIRNLVRDIRRKLNDR
- a CDS encoding DUF2857 domain-containing protein, which translates into the protein MMNSLSQAANGLLMQLVMDLRSGYLRRCESLGLNREEMQMLQGLSLEELHYLSGSEVSIISVGINHGNLVRMLQQARTEQKRLQRIDRALALGGSIELMANYFGLSSTDVAARRRIAGIDVRPGRGNALGDEENAALWRQWQKSGVEDAESADGLDVMMLAAEQMNVSLTSVWHAVRGWHKTRQPSPARTPVRKTA